One window of the Archaeoglobus sulfaticallidus PM70-1 genome contains the following:
- a CDS encoding tyrosine--tRNA ligase, whose translation MDLESRLHLIRRNLEEVVTEEDLVSALSSGKKLRAYVGYEPSGEIHLGHVMTVNKLMDLQNAGIDIVVLLADVHAYLNEKGDFDEIREIAEYNRRAFIALGLEESKVEFVLGSDFQLERDYILDVLKMARITTLKRARRSMDEVSRRKEDPMVSQMVYPLMQALDIAHLRVDLAVGGIDQRKIHMLARENLPRLGYPSPICLHTPILLGLDGEKMSSSKGNYISVRDSEEDVRRKIRKAFCPEKQIENNPVIQIAQYHIFPRFEKVVIERDERFGGDVEYLSFEELRKDYMEGKLHPMDLKMSIANYLNKILDNTRKKLNQT comes from the coding sequence ATGGATCTTGAATCAAGATTACATCTCATCAGGAGAAATCTCGAGGAGGTCGTTACAGAGGAGGATTTAGTTTCAGCTTTATCGAGTGGTAAGAAGCTGAGGGCTTATGTTGGTTATGAGCCAAGCGGAGAGATACATCTCGGGCATGTCATGACCGTAAACAAGCTGATGGATCTCCAGAATGCAGGTATTGATATAGTCGTCCTCCTCGCTGATGTTCACGCATACCTGAATGAGAAGGGAGACTTCGATGAGATCAGGGAGATCGCGGAGTACAACAGAAGAGCCTTTATAGCCCTCGGGCTTGAGGAATCAAAGGTTGAATTCGTTCTGGGCAGTGATTTTCAGCTTGAGAGAGATTACATACTCGATGTTTTGAAAATGGCGAGAATAACAACGCTCAAAAGAGCGAGAAGGAGTATGGATGAAGTTAGCAGGAGAAAAGAAGATCCGATGGTCTCCCAGATGGTCTATCCGCTGATGCAGGCTCTGGACATAGCCCATCTGAGGGTTGATCTGGCTGTTGGAGGGATAGACCAGAGGAAAATACACATGCTCGCGAGAGAGAACCTCCCGAGGCTTGGATATCCATCACCGATATGCCTGCACACTCCGATACTGCTCGGCCTTGATGGAGAGAAGATGAGTTCGTCAAAAGGAAACTATATATCGGTTAGAGATTCAGAGGAGGATGTCAGAAGGAAAATAAGGAAAGCTTTCTGCCCAGAAAAGCAGATTGAAAACAATCCTGTAATTCAGATAGCTCAGTACCACATCTTTCCGAGATTCGAGAAGGTTGTTATAGAAAGGGATGAGAGGTTTGGCGGGGATGTGGAGTACTTGAGTTTTGAGGAGTTGAGAAAGGATTATATGGAGGGGAAACTGCATCCGATGGATCTAAAAATGTCAATAGCAAATTATTTAAACAAAATCCTTGATAATACAAGAAAAAAGTTAAATCAAACTTAG
- a CDS encoding ABC transporter substrate-binding protein, with the protein MKKIAVLFIALLFIGCTQNAIYVVRLSPPDMVEQFKLKQIDGYVAWEPFVSKGAKYGKVLLTSHEIWSNHPCCVVASGDINESALNAVVWAHIKATSFIKNPENREKVVEYASEFTGLERDVVENALKNIKFTTYPDEKAFRKYFKFLRDKGLVRDVNTIGFENEDEFFSNFLRKDVYEEAMKMVEMNQTPRTSEHIRIGYLTADLHQLALYIAVKEGYLDQTGLRYELKQYKNGVAVMDAFRVNEIDVAYLGGAPATLKRINDNTKIRIVAGANNEGSAIVVQDYINSVEDLKGRKIAIPGYGTVQDFLLRIVAEEHGLKVVSK; encoded by the coding sequence ATGAAAAAGATCGCTGTACTGTTTATCGCTCTGCTATTCATCGGATGCACGCAGAATGCGATCTATGTTGTCAGACTCTCTCCTCCGGATATGGTTGAGCAGTTCAAGCTGAAGCAGATAGATGGTTATGTTGCATGGGAACCTTTCGTTTCAAAAGGTGCAAAATATGGGAAGGTATTGCTGACATCACATGAGATATGGAGTAACCACCCCTGCTGTGTTGTGGCTAGCGGAGATATAAACGAGTCAGCTTTGAATGCTGTTGTATGGGCCCACATCAAGGCTACCAGCTTCATAAAAAACCCTGAAAACAGAGAGAAAGTCGTAGAATACGCATCCGAGTTTACCGGGCTTGAAAGGGACGTTGTGGAGAATGCCTTGAAGAACATCAAATTTACAACATATCCTGATGAGAAAGCGTTCAGGAAGTACTTCAAGTTTTTGAGGGATAAGGGACTTGTCAGGGATGTTAACACAATCGGGTTTGAGAATGAAGATGAATTCTTCTCGAACTTTCTCAGGAAAGATGTCTATGAGGAAGCGATGAAGATGGTTGAGATGAATCAGACTCCCAGAACCAGTGAACACATCAGAATTGGATATCTTACAGCTGATCTGCATCAGCTTGCCCTTTACATAGCCGTAAAGGAGGGTTATCTCGATCAGACCGGGTTGAGATATGAGCTTAAGCAGTACAAAAATGGAGTAGCTGTCATGGATGCGTTCAGGGTTAACGAGATCGATGTTGCATATCTTGGCGGAGCCCCGGCAACCCTGAAGAGAATAAATGATAACACGAAAATAAGGATAGTAGCAGGAGCGAACAATGAGGGTAGTGCAATAGTCGTTCAGGACTACATAAACTCGGTAGAGGATCTGAAGGGGAGGAAGATAGCGATTCCAGGTTATGGGACAGTTCAGGACTTTCTGCTGAGGATCGTGGCTGAGGAGCATGGTCTGAAAGTTGTATCGAAGTGA
- a CDS encoding YeiH family protein, which produces MSDSEHVEVVRGVKTLWKTEDWWAVWMAFIVILLATALYFSGSTLKPLAVYPPKWSFTPEGYAKLAEHFATNAGWYLANFLFWLAMFTGSSKLLGFKPSEFVPSFVFVYIASVLIAVFSANETAHHYNLEAPLFALLVGLLISNTIKLPKWMDAGFRVEYYIKTGIVMLGATLPFTLILYAGPVAFIQATIIAVSTFLTIYFVGTKVLGMDRRFASVLGAGGAVCGVSASIAMAAAVRAKKEHVAMGITTVIVWAIIMIFAIPLISKALVLHPGVAGAWVGTSEFADAAGFAAAAAYGSMFANLPPDAIVFGTGKTVAQVIAEAKAVGVDIDDIAVRTFTLMKVIGRDIWIGLWAFVMAIIATTRWEVEETGTKPSAKEIWWRFPKFVLGFFAASLFISILTAGVPLSEYLQHMKPLLVGPIKTMRTWTFIFTFFSIGLTTRFRELTAAGSKPWIAFSSGAIVNAILGALMSIFVLGTYWATQGWGGL; this is translated from the coding sequence TTGTCGGATAGTGAACATGTAGAGGTTGTTAGAGGTGTAAAGACACTATGGAAAACAGAGGACTGGTGGGCAGTGTGGATGGCATTTATTGTGATACTGCTGGCAACGGCACTGTACTTCAGTGGCTCAACGCTGAAACCGCTTGCAGTATATCCACCAAAATGGAGCTTTACCCCTGAAGGCTATGCAAAACTCGCAGAACACTTTGCTACCAATGCAGGATGGTACCTTGCAAACTTCTTGTTCTGGCTGGCAATGTTCACGGGTAGCAGCAAGCTCCTTGGATTCAAGCCGAGTGAATTCGTACCATCGTTTGTATTCGTATACATAGCATCAGTATTAATAGCAGTGTTCTCAGCAAACGAGACGGCCCACCACTACAACTTGGAAGCACCACTGTTTGCGCTTCTTGTCGGATTGCTGATAAGCAACACGATAAAACTGCCAAAATGGATGGACGCAGGTTTCAGAGTTGAGTATTACATAAAAACAGGAATAGTCATGCTCGGTGCAACACTGCCGTTTACACTGATACTCTACGCTGGACCAGTAGCATTTATACAGGCCACAATTATAGCGGTGTCAACATTCCTGACGATCTACTTCGTTGGTACGAAAGTGCTTGGAATGGACAGGCGTTTTGCCTCTGTTCTCGGTGCTGGAGGAGCTGTTTGCGGTGTTTCAGCATCGATTGCAATGGCTGCAGCAGTAAGGGCTAAAAAAGAGCACGTGGCAATGGGTATAACGACGGTCATTGTCTGGGCAATAATCATGATATTCGCTATACCTCTGATAAGCAAAGCACTTGTTCTGCATCCGGGTGTTGCCGGAGCGTGGGTAGGCACATCTGAATTCGCTGACGCTGCAGGATTCGCAGCGGCTGCCGCATACGGTAGCATGTTTGCAAACCTACCACCAGACGCAATTGTGTTCGGAACGGGTAAGACTGTAGCGCAGGTTATAGCGGAGGCAAAGGCAGTGGGTGTTGACATTGACGACATAGCGGTTCGTACATTTACGCTGATGAAGGTCATCGGCAGAGACATCTGGATTGGACTGTGGGCATTCGTTATGGCAATTATAGCAACGACAAGGTGGGAGGTTGAGGAAACCGGAACCAAACCATCAGCGAAGGAGATCTGGTGGAGATTCCCCAAGTTCGTTCTTGGATTCTTCGCAGCCTCGCTGTTTATCTCTATACTCACGGCAGGAGTTCCGCTTTCAGAGTACTTGCAGCACATGAAGCCGTTGCTCGTAGGTCCGATCAAGACTATGAGAACATGGACATTCATATTCACATTCTTCAGCATCGGTCTGACAACGAGATTCAGAGAGTTGACTGCAGCAGGTTCCAAGCCATGGATCGCATTCTCATCTGGAGCAATAGTGAACGCCATACTCGGAGCACTGATGTCGATATTCGTGCTCGGTACATACTGGGCAACCCAGGGATGGGGAGGCCTTTAA
- a CDS encoding ABC transporter ATP-binding protein, translated as MEVVPVLEVDVSKSFNGKKVIDRIRFKAEEGSFVCILGESGCGKTTLLRIIAGLESFEGTIKYRGREIDREKIGFVFQDDRLIPWRTALENVTFPLELRGIEDAERALKALEMVGLKGYESYYPKHLSGGMRQRIGIARALVINPEILLMDEPFASLDELTRAKMQMELLRIWMENRVTILFVTHSIEEAVFLADKVVVLSRKPSRVAGEVFIDLKRPRNRTDQRFNEYRKELMRLLIA; from the coding sequence GTGGAGGTAGTTCCGGTGCTCGAGGTGGATGTCAGCAAGAGCTTCAACGGAAAGAAGGTAATTGATAGGATAAGATTCAAAGCTGAAGAAGGCTCATTCGTCTGCATACTGGGCGAGAGCGGTTGCGGTAAGACAACCCTTTTGAGAATAATAGCCGGGCTTGAGAGCTTTGAGGGGACGATTAAGTATAGGGGGAGAGAAATAGACAGGGAGAAGATAGGCTTTGTCTTCCAGGATGACCGGCTAATTCCATGGAGGACAGCACTTGAAAATGTGACCTTCCCGCTAGAACTCAGAGGAATTGAAGATGCAGAAAGGGCTTTGAAGGCTCTTGAGATGGTTGGTCTTAAAGGATACGAGAGCTACTACCCCAAGCATTTGTCTGGAGGGATGAGGCAGAGGATCGGGATTGCCAGAGCTTTAGTTATCAATCCTGAAATACTGCTGATGGATGAGCCGTTTGCGTCACTGGATGAGTTAACGAGGGCTAAGATGCAAATGGAGTTGCTGAGGATATGGATGGAGAACAGGGTTACAATCCTTTTTGTGACACACTCGATAGAGGAGGCGGTATTTCTTGCAGATAAGGTTGTAGTTCTATCGCGAAAACCATCCAGAGTTGCTGGAGAGGTTTTCATAGACCTAAAGAGGCCAAGAAACAGGACGGATCAGAGATTCAACGAATACCGAAAGGAGCTAATGCGTCTTTTGATAGCTTAA
- a CDS encoding putative sulfate exporter family transporter — MVGKKLSECKMFGAMMITIPGIVSYFVSSFYPALDALFLALIFGITIGSFLNSSKIRYLAEESLAVTLPLGIVLYGAKIKIPYPSDFPTQVIVLTIFSTLLMGTAVFLFAKTFRVSEKLSLLLACGTAICGVSAITIVSSIVKPRKEEFSAAIIVITVVGLTGAILYPFLGYHLGLSPECYAILSGATLHQTSLVEIASLPFGNYVMQEGLAVKGIRIALISVATLLISFIYAENRFYVPWYVVAFLIVAFLSSFVLTPEIVRVIEPLSTIAFSITLASIGLSVNIRDIQRVHLSPLIAAYGGWFASLAIFLVVMGWLL, encoded by the coding sequence ATGGTTGGAAAAAAGCTTTCAGAATGTAAAATGTTTGGCGCAATGATGATTACGATTCCCGGGATTGTGTCTTATTTCGTGAGTAGTTTCTATCCTGCTCTGGATGCGCTTTTTCTGGCTCTGATATTTGGGATAACTATTGGAAGTTTCCTGAATAGTTCAAAAATAAGGTATCTCGCAGAAGAATCTCTCGCTGTAACACTCCCACTTGGAATCGTGCTGTATGGTGCAAAAATCAAAATCCCATATCCAAGCGATTTTCCGACCCAGGTCATAGTCTTGACAATTTTTTCAACCTTGCTCATGGGTACTGCAGTTTTTCTCTTTGCAAAAACGTTCAGAGTAAGTGAAAAACTCTCGTTGTTGCTGGCATGTGGCACAGCCATATGTGGTGTATCTGCCATAACGATAGTCTCTTCAATTGTTAAGCCAAGGAAAGAGGAATTTTCTGCGGCGATTATCGTGATAACTGTGGTTGGACTAACTGGGGCCATACTCTATCCGTTTCTGGGTTACCACTTGGGACTGTCTCCGGAATGCTATGCAATTTTAAGCGGAGCCACCCTTCATCAGACCAGCCTTGTAGAAATAGCATCATTACCGTTTGGAAATTATGTTATGCAGGAGGGTCTGGCCGTTAAGGGTATACGCATTGCACTGATTTCTGTAGCCACTCTTTTGATTTCTTTCATCTATGCGGAGAACAGATTTTACGTTCCATGGTATGTTGTGGCGTTCCTCATTGTAGCATTTCTATCCAGTTTCGTATTAACACCTGAAATTGTAAGGGTGATAGAGCCACTCTCTACAATAGCTTTTTCAATTACGCTGGCATCTATTGGTCTCTCAGTTAACATAAGAGACATCCAGAGAGTTCATCTCAGCCCTCTGATTGCTGCTTATGGCGGGTGGTTTGCCTCACTGGCTATATTCTTGGTAGTAATGGGGTGGTTGCTGTGA
- a CDS encoding outer membrane protein assembly factor BamB family protein → MKSLWSYRPDSEVENVSFDEDYLVFSSGSSLYCLNTNTGKIIWKKRMTTTFYRDPFSDVSITALDAKGPMIAAGTNFMDGKIYLFTKTGKLLWEHQFATIASLGWRPEDVTAVGIGDNFVAVGTEFIGEYIYVYTFKRERMFQKRVDGTVRAIAANRCLAVGTDKKLYVFELDGRERFSITAQVTDVKITETGIITSSGNRVYMFSSNGKELWHKNFDCEIKQLYCNGRVYAIAGKRVVVMSENGDVLKDVELESDPVGIGGSGILTLYDNTLKMYPLL, encoded by the coding sequence ATGAAGAGTCTCTGGAGTTACAGGCCTGACAGTGAAGTTGAAAACGTTTCCTTCGATGAGGATTACCTGGTTTTCAGTTCAGGAAGCAGCCTGTACTGCCTAAACACCAACACGGGAAAAATTATCTGGAAGAAAAGAATGACTACAACTTTCTATAGAGATCCGTTCTCAGATGTGTCGATAACGGCACTCGATGCTAAGGGTCCAATGATTGCAGCAGGAACAAACTTTATGGACGGAAAAATATACCTGTTTACGAAGACCGGAAAACTGCTCTGGGAGCATCAGTTTGCCACCATTGCGAGTCTGGGATGGAGGCCTGAAGATGTCACGGCAGTTGGCATAGGTGACAACTTCGTGGCAGTTGGGACAGAGTTTATTGGCGAATATATCTACGTTTACACTTTTAAAAGAGAGAGGATGTTTCAGAAGAGAGTGGATGGCACGGTAAGGGCAATAGCAGCTAATAGATGTCTTGCGGTTGGGACTGATAAGAAACTGTATGTATTTGAACTCGATGGCAGAGAGAGGTTCAGCATTACTGCACAGGTTACAGATGTCAAAATTACCGAAACAGGCATCATCACTAGTTCTGGAAACAGAGTTTACATGTTCTCGAGCAACGGGAAAGAGCTTTGGCATAAAAACTTTGATTGTGAGATTAAGCAGTTGTACTGCAACGGCAGAGTTTACGCTATTGCGGGAAAGAGAGTCGTGGTGATGTCTGAAAACGGAGATGTTCTGAAAGATGTTGAGCTGGAGAGCGACCCGGTCGGGATAGGTGGATCAGGGATTCTTACGCTTTATGACAACACGCTTAAAATGTATCCTCTGCTGTGA
- a CDS encoding ABC transporter permease: protein MRNRIAAFLTFIFLWYLIVIAGVMVPYPHSVLKKFIFLLIYPEPVLGKNLIEHSAFSLMRVIAGSSIAFMIAIPLGIVMGWNRGIDEFLSTFTEIFRPIPPLAWIPLSYILFASFSNPVQTAQIFIVFVGAFFPCLLSVREFARSTDRNLIEMAKAFNASDSEILKKIVIPSSIPGMLSGIRIGLGVGWMTIVAAEMLATSGSGLGYFIMVMYEVGGRTEEILSGMLAIGIIGYLMSTLVVRVESKLLRWR from the coding sequence ATGAGAAACAGGATTGCGGCATTTCTAACTTTCATATTCCTCTGGTATCTCATAGTGATAGCTGGAGTGATGGTTCCCTACCCTCATTCAGTTCTCAAAAAGTTCATCTTTCTGCTGATATATCCAGAGCCGGTACTGGGCAAAAACCTGATCGAGCATTCAGCCTTCAGCCTCATGAGGGTCATCGCAGGAAGCTCGATAGCCTTCATGATCGCCATACCTCTTGGAATAGTCATGGGATGGAACCGTGGCATTGATGAGTTTCTTTCAACATTCACGGAAATATTCAGGCCGATACCACCCCTCGCATGGATACCTCTGAGCTACATATTATTTGCATCTTTCTCAAACCCTGTTCAGACGGCACAGATTTTCATCGTGTTCGTTGGAGCTTTCTTCCCATGCCTGCTATCTGTAAGGGAATTTGCAAGATCCACCGACAGAAACCTAATTGAGATGGCAAAAGCCTTCAACGCCAGCGATTCTGAGATTCTGAAGAAGATAGTAATACCTTCCTCAATTCCCGGAATGCTCTCCGGGATAAGAATCGGTCTGGGAGTTGGATGGATGACGATAGTCGCTGCCGAGATGCTCGCAACCTCAGGTTCGGGGCTTGGATATTTCATCATGGTAATGTACGAGGTAGGCGGGAGGACTGAGGAGATACTGAGCGGAATGCTCGCAATAGGTATAATTGGATATCTCATGAGCACTCTGGTTGTTAGGGTTGAGAGTAAGCTTCTGAGGTGGAGGTAG
- a CDS encoding PAS domain S-box protein produces MRLPIFFKLVAIALFFALLSLALFTVTSNEPSGLIYVYYSYMFIIILGISFFVAGSITEPLERLRNGFENIMRGESAYIEVNTGDELEDLAKAFNYMVDVLTKQKDMLKKSEDKYRSLIEDVNDWVFEVDENFVYTYSSPKVRDILGYEPEEVVGKKPFDFMPEDERKKAVEEFEVIKRDKIPFCGLENVFMRKDGSHVILETCGRPFFDEKGNLRGYRGVSRDITARKHAEEKLAYLASITDHTVDAIVSLDLDSRIVSWNKGAEMMFGYKESEVIGKPLATLMPEENWDSCRVNFKKAIFEGYARDIETVRITKDGRRILVDQTLTTIYDSNGEHMGFVAIMRDITKRKEAEEELKRAYRQLEEKTQELLKSQKELEYLANILENSNDAIYSVNLDGVITSWNKTAEKLFGWTKKEALGMPADVLLPDEIKNETSFLIQKIKKGVRYISYETRRLTKDGEIIDVDLTVSPILDEEGKPAGFSVITRDISWKIKAEEGMLKRILKFDVDRGKVYLIKESAPDLALEVFNDLVKCGYSGTIITRKLPDELKVENNSTHFWLSEKKGKNTLSPDISEIEATIMNLPNWNNAVLLELDYIILKNGFDETFRFIQRLKEAFYLLKKGIVLLTLDPDILDERQIKLLRKECSSVKPKHHDIPSEVYEIFRYVYMRNRVGERPPVRDIMAKFNIARNTAKKRIRYLEEKGLLKVLRDGRIKVVEVTEKGKEFFYLSEDNIVQP; encoded by the coding sequence GTGAGGTTGCCTATTTTCTTTAAATTAGTTGCAATCGCGCTCTTCTTTGCGTTGCTCTCTCTTGCCCTGTTCACAGTTACCTCTAACGAACCATCTGGATTGATATATGTCTATTACAGTTACATGTTCATAATAATTCTTGGAATATCTTTTTTCGTTGCAGGGAGCATAACAGAACCTCTGGAGAGACTCAGAAACGGATTTGAAAACATTATGCGCGGAGAAAGCGCTTATATAGAGGTAAATACGGGTGATGAGCTTGAAGACCTTGCGAAAGCGTTTAACTACATGGTAGATGTGCTGACGAAGCAAAAGGACATGCTGAAAAAGAGTGAGGATAAGTACAGGAGTCTCATAGAAGATGTGAACGACTGGGTTTTTGAGGTTGACGAGAACTTCGTTTACACTTATTCAAGCCCCAAGGTCAGGGATATTCTTGGATACGAACCTGAGGAAGTCGTAGGCAAAAAACCCTTTGACTTTATGCCAGAGGATGAGAGAAAGAAGGCTGTAGAAGAGTTCGAAGTAATAAAAAGAGATAAAATTCCGTTCTGTGGCTTAGAGAACGTGTTCATGCGAAAGGATGGTAGCCATGTAATACTTGAAACGTGCGGCAGACCATTCTTTGATGAAAAGGGAAACCTGCGTGGTTACAGGGGTGTCAGCAGAGACATAACTGCAAGAAAGCATGCTGAGGAGAAACTGGCATACTTGGCGAGCATCACAGATCATACTGTTGATGCCATAGTTTCTCTGGACCTCGACAGTCGCATCGTATCTTGGAATAAAGGTGCAGAGATGATGTTTGGATACAAGGAATCTGAAGTTATTGGCAAGCCTCTGGCAACTCTTATGCCAGAGGAAAACTGGGATTCATGCAGAGTAAACTTCAAGAAAGCAATTTTCGAGGGTTATGCCAGAGATATCGAGACTGTAAGAATAACGAAAGACGGCAGAAGGATACTTGTGGATCAGACTCTAACAACAATTTACGATTCAAATGGAGAGCACATGGGATTCGTTGCGATAATGAGGGATATTACCAAGCGTAAGGAGGCTGAAGAGGAACTCAAAAGGGCTTATAGGCAGTTAGAAGAAAAAACACAGGAGTTGTTAAAGTCGCAGAAGGAACTCGAGTACCTTGCAAACATTCTGGAGAACTCTAACGACGCAATATATTCCGTTAATCTAGATGGTGTTATTACGAGCTGGAACAAGACTGCAGAGAAACTGTTTGGCTGGACAAAAAAAGAAGCCCTCGGAATGCCTGCAGATGTATTGTTGCCGGATGAAATCAAAAACGAGACATCGTTCCTTATTCAGAAAATAAAAAAAGGTGTCAGGTACATATCTTATGAAACGAGAAGGCTGACTAAGGATGGCGAAATAATTGATGTGGACCTGACGGTATCTCCTATACTGGACGAAGAGGGTAAACCCGCTGGTTTTTCGGTAATTACAAGGGATATATCCTGGAAGATTAAGGCAGAAGAGGGAATGCTAAAGAGAATTTTGAAATTTGACGTTGATAGGGGTAAAGTTTACCTGATAAAAGAGTCTGCTCCGGATCTTGCTCTGGAAGTGTTCAATGATCTGGTCAAATGTGGTTACTCTGGGACAATAATAACAAGAAAACTTCCTGATGAATTAAAAGTAGAGAACAACTCAACGCATTTCTGGCTCTCTGAGAAAAAGGGTAAAAACACATTGTCACCGGATATCTCTGAAATTGAGGCTACAATTATGAATCTTCCAAACTGGAATAATGCAGTACTCTTGGAGCTGGATTATATCATTCTGAAGAACGGATTTGACGAAACATTTAGATTCATTCAAAGGTTAAAGGAAGCCTTCTATCTCCTCAAGAAAGGAATTGTGTTGCTCACACTTGATCCTGACATTCTGGATGAGAGGCAAATAAAACTCCTAAGAAAAGAATGCAGCAGTGTCAAACCAAAACATCATGACATCCCCTCGGAAGTTTACGAGATATTCAGATACGTTTACATGCGAAATAGGGTTGGAGAAAGACCCCCGGTCAGGGACATCATGGCCAAGTTCAATATTGCAAGAAACACAGCCAAAAAGCGAATAAGATATCTCGAGGAAAAAGGACTATTAAAAGTCCTCAGGGATGGCAGGATAAAAGTAGTAGAGGTTACAGAAAAAGGTAAAGAATTTTTTTATTTGTCTGAAGACAATATTGTGCAACCTTAG
- a CDS encoding amidohydrolase, protein MYDLAIKDGLCYINGEFKRANIGITENRITYVGSDNIHGEVEIKARGSFVLPGLFNAHTHLAMSLFRGFAEDMPLLEWLKTKIWKVERLLEPKDVYWGSMLGIAEMIKTGTTCFSDLYIHMDEVARACEESGMRAVLCYGMADRGSEERAKEELKIGEKFIERWNGEKIKAVFGPHAPYTCSLEFLSQIRERADELNVGIHIHVSETKEEVENFIKANSKPPVEKLDEIGFLKEDVVIAHGIWLNDKEIDILAKRKVSVAHNPVSNLKLASGIARVVDMVKAGVNVCLGTDGAASNNTYNLFEEIKLTSLLQKIKLMKADALKARDALDMACKNGYRAYGIDGGEIKEGKLADIIILDSKRLNFIPAYNPVYSIVYSTTGCEVTHTIVDGKILMEDKELLTVDEDRIRDKVEKIIEKFATI, encoded by the coding sequence ATGTACGATCTGGCGATAAAAGATGGCCTGTGCTACATCAACGGAGAGTTCAAAAGGGCCAACATAGGTATAACAGAAAACAGAATCACTTATGTCGGATCAGATAACATACATGGAGAGGTTGAGATAAAAGCCAGAGGCTCTTTCGTTCTTCCTGGACTTTTCAACGCTCACACTCATCTTGCGATGAGCCTTTTCAGGGGTTTTGCTGAGGATATGCCCCTGCTAGAGTGGCTCAAGACCAAGATATGGAAGGTTGAAAGGTTGCTCGAGCCGAAAGATGTTTACTGGGGATCTATGCTTGGTATTGCCGAGATGATAAAAACCGGCACAACATGCTTCTCCGATCTGTACATCCACATGGACGAGGTTGCCAGAGCGTGTGAGGAAAGCGGGATGAGGGCTGTCCTCTGCTACGGAATGGCAGATAGAGGGAGCGAGGAAAGAGCTAAGGAAGAGCTGAAGATAGGTGAGAAGTTCATAGAGAGGTGGAATGGTGAGAAAATAAAGGCTGTGTTTGGTCCTCATGCCCCATACACCTGCTCTCTGGAGTTTTTAAGCCAGATAAGGGAGAGAGCTGACGAGCTGAATGTAGGAATACACATCCATGTTTCCGAGACGAAAGAGGAGGTTGAGAACTTCATCAAAGCCAATTCCAAACCACCCGTGGAGAAGCTTGATGAGATCGGATTTTTGAAGGAAGATGTTGTCATAGCCCACGGTATATGGCTTAATGATAAAGAGATCGATATACTGGCGAAAAGAAAGGTTAGCGTAGCCCACAACCCCGTAAGCAATCTGAAGCTGGCTTCAGGGATCGCCAGGGTTGTTGACATGGTGAAAGCTGGTGTGAATGTTTGTCTGGGAACCGATGGAGCAGCATCCAACAACACATACAACCTCTTTGAGGAGATCAAGCTGACCTCTCTGCTGCAAAAGATCAAGCTTATGAAAGCTGATGCTTTGAAGGCAAGAGATGCTCTGGATATGGCCTGTAAGAACGGTTACAGAGCGTATGGCATTGATGGAGGGGAGATTAAGGAGGGAAAGCTTGCAGACATAATAATTCTTGACTCGAAAAGGCTGAACTTCATCCCAGCATACAATCCAGTTTACAGCATAGTGTATTCCACTACTGGCTGCGAGGTGACCCATACAATAGTCGACGGGAAGATTCTGATGGAGGATAAAGAGCTGCTAACAGTCGATGAGGACAGGATCAGAGATAAGGTTGAGAAGATAATAGAGAAATTTGCCACAATCTGA
- the eif1A gene encoding translation initiation factor eIF-1A: MFAIVDSMLGAGHIKVRCEDGEERLARIPGKMRKKIWIREGDIVIIVPWPFQKSRADIVWRYTIPQVEWLEKNGYLKF, from the coding sequence ATGTTCGCGATAGTTGACTCGATGCTCGGAGCAGGCCACATCAAGGTTAGGTGTGAGGATGGTGAGGAGAGACTTGCGAGAATTCCGGGCAAGATGAGGAAGAAGATATGGATCAGGGAAGGAGACATCGTTATAATCGTCCCCTGGCCCTTCCAGAAGTCAAGGGCTGACATTGTGTGGAGATACACGATTCCTCAGGTAGAATGGCTTGAGAAGAACGGGTATCTTAAATTCTGA